A section of the Paenibacillus yonginensis genome encodes:
- a CDS encoding xanthine phosphoribosyltransferase, whose protein sequence is MELLKQKIIEQGVVVSDQVLLLDAILNEQVDPELTMEMGKAFAAIFKEEGITRVVTVESSGIAVAFATAYELGVPMVFARRKKTLLADPDSYVERVPSFTKGIVTDLLLSRKFLKADDRVLFIDDIIANGDAAKGLIKIIERSGASLSGVGIVVEKCFQQGAKTLREQGIRVESLAKIASLEGGTVHFAE, encoded by the coding sequence ATGGAACTGTTGAAACAAAAAATTATAGAGCAGGGCGTTGTGGTGTCGGATCAGGTTTTGCTGCTGGATGCGATCCTGAATGAGCAGGTGGATCCTGAACTGACGATGGAAATGGGCAAAGCCTTTGCCGCTATTTTTAAAGAAGAAGGCATTACCCGCGTGGTTACCGTGGAATCCTCCGGCATTGCCGTTGCTTTTGCTACTGCTTATGAACTTGGAGTGCCGATGGTGTTTGCGCGCCGGAAGAAGACGCTGCTTGCCGACCCGGACTCTTATGTGGAGCGCGTGCCTTCTTTTACCAAAGGGATTGTGACCGATCTGCTGCTGTCGCGTAAATTCCTGAAAGCTGACGATCGGGTGCTGTTTATCGACGACATTATTGCCAATGGAGATGCAGCCAAAGGGCTGATTAAAATTATCGAACGTTCGGGTGCAAGCTTGTCCGGTGTAGGGATTGTAGTGGAAAAATGCTTCCAGCAGGGCGCCAAAACGCTGCGCGAGCAGGGCATACGAGTGGAATCGCTGGCTAAAATCGCCTCGTTGGAGGGCGGTACCGTCCATTTTGCCGAATAA
- a CDS encoding DedA family protein, protein MSGIMSYIAQYGYLAMFGLLALGFMGIPVPDETLVIMFGGLTAEGHFKFGLALAVTFLGSMTGMLFSYGLGRGIGKPLLDKYGKWIMITPKRLASTETWFAKYGSWSVLFGYFVPGLRQVTSYLAGVYRLSLRVYLTYAGVGAAIWCTGFMYIGHTFGRHWRSVAYFVHIHVWRISLAAAAFLIVAWILHMLWKRTNKES, encoded by the coding sequence TTGAGCGGTATAATGTCCTATATAGCCCAGTACGGGTATCTGGCGATGTTTGGGCTGCTCGCACTGGGGTTTATGGGAATTCCGGTTCCGGATGAAACATTGGTCATCATGTTTGGGGGCCTGACGGCTGAAGGACATTTCAAATTTGGCCTGGCGCTGGCGGTTACCTTCCTGGGCAGCATGACCGGCATGCTGTTTAGCTACGGGCTCGGACGGGGAATTGGCAAACCTCTCCTGGACAAGTACGGAAAATGGATCATGATCACCCCGAAACGGCTTGCCTCTACCGAAACCTGGTTCGCCAAATATGGCAGCTGGAGCGTGCTGTTCGGCTATTTTGTGCCGGGATTAAGACAGGTCACCTCTTATCTCGCCGGCGTATATCGCCTGAGTCTCCGGGTTTATCTGACCTATGCTGGAGTCGGTGCCGCTATCTGGTGTACGGGATTTATGTATATTGGCCATACGTTTGGACGGCATTGGCGAAGTGTAGCTTATTTCGTCCATATCCATGTCTGGCGGATTTCGCTTGCCGCAGCCGCTTTTCTGATTGTAGCGTGGATTCTTCACATGCTCTGGAAGAGAACGAATAAGGAATCGTAG